One segment of Hymenobacter volaticus DNA contains the following:
- a CDS encoding aspartate carbamoyltransferase catalytic subunit: MARKDLLDIASLHREEIEFLLDQSTSFKKLFTRSVKKIPALEGKSVLMLFYEASTRTHSSFEVAAKRLSAEVTNFDVDHSSITKGESVRETIETLQAMRTDYIVVRHGHSGLPGMIARQTTASVINAGDGAHEHPTQALLDAFTIKEKFPDPRGKKVLIIGDILHSRVARSTSTLLQKLGVEVAYLGPGSLVPKYGPATIPRFTDYQAAMAWTPDIVYLLRVQMERQDVQFFPNVREYHRVYGITNSRLAEIRDRGLYIMHPGPVNRGVELCDAVMDYERSLITNQVENGISIRMAVLDWLTPGGNFRGRNRMPRGSEPTQR; this comes from the coding sequence ATGGCACGTAAAGACCTGCTCGACATCGCATCCCTTCACCGTGAGGAAATCGAGTTCCTGCTCGACCAATCCACGTCCTTTAAAAAACTGTTCACCCGCTCGGTGAAGAAAATCCCTGCTCTCGAGGGCAAGTCCGTGCTCATGCTCTTCTACGAGGCGAGCACCCGGACGCACTCCTCGTTCGAGGTCGCCGCCAAACGCCTCTCGGCGGAGGTGACGAATTTTGATGTCGACCACTCTTCCATCACCAAGGGCGAATCGGTGCGCGAGACCATCGAGACGCTCCAAGCCATGCGCACTGACTACATTGTCGTTCGCCACGGTCACTCCGGTTTGCCCGGCATGATTGCCCGCCAAACCACGGCCTCGGTTATCAATGCCGGCGACGGGGCGCACGAGCACCCCACCCAGGCCCTGCTGGATGCCTTCACCATCAAGGAAAAATTCCCCGACCCGAGGGGCAAAAAAGTCCTCATCATCGGGGATATTCTCCACTCCCGCGTCGCGCGCTCCACCAGCACCCTGCTGCAAAAGCTGGGCGTCGAGGTCGCTTACCTCGGCCCAGGCTCGCTGGTGCCCAAGTACGGGCCGGCCACCATCCCGCGCTTCACCGACTATCAAGCGGCCATGGCTTGGACGCCCGATATCGTGTATTTGCTCCGCGTGCAGATGGAGCGCCAGGACGTGCAGTTTTTCCCCAACGTCCGGGAATACCACCGGGTCTATGGCATCACCAACTCCCGGCTAGCGGAAATCCGCGACCGGGGCCTCTACATTATGCACCCCGGCCCCGTGAACCGGGGAGTTGAACTCTGTGACGCCGTCATGGACTACGAGCGCAGCCTGATCACCAACCAGGTCGAAAACGGCATTTCCATTCGCATGGCCGTGCTCGACTGGCTCACGCCGGGGGGGAATTTCCGCGGCAGGAATCGTATGCCGCGCGGCAGCGAGCCAACTCAACGGTGA
- a CDS encoding alpha/beta fold hydrolase, with protein MKTWLIFGLTVSLWACNTLKQPPPGTKIHAGLVNANGLTLAYERFGSPKNEAILLIAGTNSQLTTWPPALCDYLARRGYQVIRFDNRDVGLSTQCTPAGLPDWAAIGQALQAHQPPPLPYTLDDMANDAAGLLTALGIDRAHVVGASMGGMIAQRLAYNHPQRVLTLTSLMAGAATPGFHSLPNRKCWLAFRPRGCPPTRRPTSGGK; from the coding sequence ATGAAAACCTGGCTTATCTTCGGCTTGACCGTGAGCCTTTGGGCTTGCAACACCCTCAAGCAGCCCCCACCCGGGACTAAGATTCACGCGGGGCTGGTCAACGCCAACGGTCTCACGCTGGCTTACGAACGATTCGGCTCCCCTAAAAACGAAGCCATCTTGCTGATTGCGGGGACGAATAGCCAATTGACGACGTGGCCCCCGGCGTTGTGCGACTACCTGGCTCGCCGCGGCTACCAGGTCATTCGCTTCGACAACCGCGACGTGGGCCTTTCGACCCAGTGTACGCCGGCAGGCCTGCCCGATTGGGCGGCTATCGGACAAGCCCTGCAAGCCCACCAGCCCCCTCCGCTGCCTTATACCCTGGACGACATGGCCAACGACGCGGCGGGCCTGTTGACGGCGTTGGGCATCGACCGGGCTCACGTCGTCGGCGCCTCGATGGGCGGCATGATTGCCCAGCGGCTGGCCTACAATCACCCCCAGCGGGTGTTGACGCTGACCAGTCTCATGGCGGGGGCGGCAACACCGGGTTTCCACTCATTGCCAAACCGGAAGTGCTGGCTGGCATTCCGGCCCCGGGGCTGCCCGCCGACACGGCGGCCTACATCCGGCGGGAAGTAA
- a CDS encoding sigma-70 family RNA polymerase sigma factor, with the protein MATEKHFLEQLNQHLGIAHKISRAYQPDADERADLLQEMVYQLWRSYPSFTGQAKFSTWMYSVCLHTALADRRTVRKRQHEPLVAWHEQIPDPPLMTGRRPSSGCSTPLRRSLPSTRPSCCCT; encoded by the coding sequence ATGGCCACCGAAAAACACTTTCTGGAACAACTCAACCAGCACCTAGGCATTGCCCACAAAATCAGCCGGGCCTACCAGCCCGACGCCGACGAACGGGCCGATTTGCTGCAGGAAATGGTGTATCAGTTGTGGCGGTCGTACCCGTCCTTCACGGGGCAAGCTAAGTTTTCGACCTGGATGTACAGCGTGTGCCTGCACACCGCCCTAGCGGACCGACGAACCGTGCGCAAGCGGCAACACGAACCCCTGGTTGCTTGGCACGAGCAAATTCCCGACCCGCCCCTGATGACGGGTCGGAGGCCATCGAGTGGCTGTTCAACGCCATTGCGACGCTCTCTCCCCTCAACAAGGCCATCGTGCTGCTGTACTTAG
- a CDS encoding helix-turn-helix domain-containing protein: MSTTVFNNNLKTLGLLHVSQEQTHAINGPAYKEYIKILYLPAGYKLKVDFTCYDTQQPTLFFISPNQYLELEAAGEERGYFIFYNRDFYCIQIHDLEVACDGLLFNNIRNMPKVELSDGEDAFLSGVFNEMLQEFNLNDSSLEEMVRTYLKQLLIRATRSWKRQHLTTEITDQQDDLEFFRKFTRLVEEHYKLKHTVADYADLLCLAPKTITHKFNRLRLPQPNEVIKNRIILEAKRLLAHTSLTAKEIAYHLGYDDPAYFSRLFMTKTGESPSSFRANFSETQPL, translated from the coding sequence ATGAGTACCACCGTTTTCAACAACAATTTAAAGACGTTGGGCTTGCTGCATGTAAGTCAGGAGCAAACCCACGCCATCAACGGACCAGCTTATAAGGAATACATCAAGATCCTGTATCTACCTGCTGGCTATAAGCTTAAAGTGGATTTTACTTGTTACGACACGCAGCAACCAACCTTGTTTTTTATCAGTCCGAATCAATATTTGGAACTGGAAGCAGCTGGTGAGGAACGCGGGTACTTCATCTTTTACAACCGCGATTTTTACTGCATTCAGATCCATGACCTGGAAGTTGCGTGTGATGGGTTACTGTTCAACAACATCCGCAACATGCCCAAAGTAGAGCTTTCGGACGGTGAAGACGCTTTTTTGAGCGGGGTATTCAACGAAATGCTTCAGGAATTCAACCTCAATGACAGCTCCTTGGAAGAGATGGTCCGCACCTATCTCAAACAATTACTTATCCGCGCGACGCGCTCGTGGAAAAGACAACATTTGACCACTGAAATAACTGATCAACAAGACGATCTGGAATTTTTCCGCAAGTTTACCCGGCTCGTCGAAGAGCATTACAAGTTGAAGCACACCGTCGCCGATTACGCTGATTTACTGTGTTTGGCGCCGAAAACCATCACGCACAAGTTCAACCGCCTACGGTTGCCGCAGCCAAATGAGGTGATCAAGAACCGAATCATATTAGAAGCCAAGCGGTTACTGGCGCATACTTCCCTAACCGCAAAAGAAATTGCCTACCATCTTGGGTACGATGACCCGGCCTATTTCAGCCGACTATTTATGACCAAAACCGGCGAATCGCCGTCCAGTTTCAGGGCAAACTTTTCCGAGACACAGCCTCTTTGA
- a CDS encoding phthiocerol/phthiodiolone dimycocerosyl transferase family protein — protein MKRQQNRTLGAFEKTFWLLDQIDSKDFCLAADISGTQPVEKWRKAIDIVQQRHPNLSVRVALDELGRPTLQHVENLPIPLRVVHVEQNYRWEQEVEKELSVRFNTAEGPLLRVVLLQKTDSTVLILAANHTVADGTSLSYLTRDILLAVTGNELALLEPQVSNDQTLDLPEDLPAQTVEQVLELKMKTEVVQPLVSSHRFSASTTRNLLERARQENTSVHGAICAAVLLATRKMRPEWDQTRMELVSPVCTRGALHLDDNVGLNITTQSVFFEHQPYLSFWDLARLAKAGLGGTSSVEYTTGYLSFFRNLVFGHNDMQLMLDALKQAFNHHIMVTNLVRLKYKTDFGPLKLEALYGPMVRSGKGMEQTIGALTTNGSLCLTNTSDTPIPGLLLEMEQILDNACQDKVVAKTECSFH, from the coding sequence ATGAAAAGACAACAGAACCGCACCTTGGGGGCATTTGAAAAAACGTTTTGGCTGCTAGATCAAATTGATTCCAAGGATTTTTGTCTGGCCGCAGACATCTCGGGAACCCAGCCCGTGGAAAAATGGAGGAAGGCCATCGACATAGTACAACAACGCCATCCGAATCTCTCGGTCCGAGTTGCGCTAGATGAGTTGGGGCGACCTACCTTACAGCACGTGGAGAACCTGCCCATTCCGCTCCGCGTGGTGCACGTAGAGCAAAATTACCGGTGGGAACAAGAGGTTGAGAAGGAGCTTTCCGTAAGGTTTAACACGGCCGAAGGCCCGCTTTTACGGGTTGTTTTGTTGCAAAAAACAGACAGCACCGTCCTGATCCTGGCCGCCAACCACACGGTGGCCGATGGGACCTCCTTGAGCTATTTAACGCGGGACATACTGCTGGCCGTTACCGGAAATGAGCTTGCACTACTGGAGCCGCAAGTGTCCAACGACCAAACCCTCGATCTGCCGGAAGATCTGCCCGCGCAGACGGTCGAGCAAGTGCTTGAACTGAAAATGAAGACGGAGGTAGTTCAGCCCTTGGTTTCATCGCACCGCTTTTCTGCAAGCACAACCCGCAACCTTCTCGAACGCGCCAGACAAGAAAATACCAGCGTCCACGGTGCCATTTGCGCGGCCGTATTACTGGCTACGAGGAAAATGCGTCCGGAGTGGGACCAGACCAGGATGGAGTTGGTTTCGCCTGTTTGCACACGAGGCGCCCTCCACCTAGATGATAACGTTGGCCTGAATATCACCACCCAATCCGTGTTTTTTGAACACCAGCCGTACCTATCTTTTTGGGATTTGGCCAGACTGGCGAAGGCTGGGCTGGGGGGAACCAGTTCCGTTGAATATACGACGGGCTACTTATCGTTTTTCCGCAACCTTGTCTTCGGCCACAATGATATGCAGTTAATGCTGGACGCCCTTAAACAGGCATTCAACCATCATATCATGGTGACCAACCTGGTCCGGTTAAAATATAAAACTGATTTCGGTCCCTTAAAACTGGAAGCGTTGTATGGCCCAATGGTCCGCTCGGGGAAAGGAATGGAACAGACGATTGGTGCCTTGACAACCAACGGCTCACTTTGCCTGACCAACACGAGCGATACGCCCATTCCCGGCTTACTTTTGGAAATGGAGCAGATCCTCGACAATGCTTGTCAGGATAAGGTGGTGGCTAAGACCGAATGTTCTTTTCACTAA
- a CDS encoding SDR family oxidoreductase, with product MILVTGATGGLGHETIDCLITTTPAAQIAALVRDVSKATDLVQRGVDVRQADYLDYPALVQAFRGVEKVLLVSTVAFTDRVRQHRNVIDAAKEAGVKHLFYTSIQRSTDFVLPEVTESDLATEAYLKASGLVYTILKNGYYFEGLAYLIGSEVPEAEIRFPAGEGRIAFVKRTELAAATAALLTSEGHDNQEYTLTGSEAYSFHDVARELSDLAGRPITYHSSELAPYIAQKVAAGFPEAVANFFAQWGAATQHGMLAGTHDTVERLLGNKPTSLREYLKKAYFPGN from the coding sequence ATGATTTTAGTAACTGGAGCCACCGGTGGCTTAGGCCACGAAACCATCGACTGCTTAATCACGACCACCCCGGCCGCGCAAATCGCCGCCTTGGTGCGTGACGTGAGCAAAGCCACGGACCTCGTGCAACGAGGCGTAGATGTCCGGCAAGCCGACTACCTGGACTACCCCGCCTTGGTGCAAGCCTTTCGGGGCGTCGAAAAGGTGTTGCTGGTTTCCACCGTGGCATTTACAGACCGGGTCCGCCAGCACCGCAACGTCATCGACGCCGCCAAGGAAGCCGGGGTGAAGCACCTGTTTTACACCAGCATCCAGCGCAGCACCGATTTTGTGCTGCCGGAGGTTACGGAAAGCGACCTGGCTACGGAAGCCTACCTCAAAGCGTCCGGGCTCGTCTACACCATTCTTAAAAACGGCTACTACTTTGAAGGTCTGGCGTACCTGATTGGCAGCGAGGTGCCGGAGGCGGAGATACGTTTCCCGGCGGGCGAAGGCAGGATAGCGTTCGTCAAGCGGACCGAGCTGGCCGCCGCCACGGCAGCCCTGCTGACCAGCGAAGGGCATGACAACCAGGAGTATACCCTGACCGGGAGCGAAGCCTATTCATTTCACGACGTCGCCCGGGAACTCTCCGACTTAGCGGGCCGGCCCATCACGTACCACAGCAGCGAGCTGGCGCCCTACATCGCGCAGAAAGTCGCCGCCGGCTTCCCCGAAGCCGTTGCCAACTTCTTCGCCCAATGGGGGGCCGCCACCCAACACGGCATGCTGGCCGGGACGCATGATACCGTCGAGCGTTTGCTGGGCAATAAGCCCACTTCGCTGCGGGAATACCTGAAAAAGGCATATTTCCCGGGTAACTGA
- a CDS encoding PAS domain-containing sensor histidine kinase, translated as MLSPQPEPLSLEAQLAALQEENRQLRAGQLVAQVVQAAADDEEQRQARFRTVFENSPFGQKIITSDLLIRQANQAVVKMLGCGRLEDVVGHRILEFAHPDFADDWRYLQQRLWAHKLPHFRLETCLVRPDGSSFWCQVTSIRFPDGEHELGYTQLEDISERKALELSLKRLYDAQETILHLVTHDVKTPIAHIQLLTDLLQRQAAMAPQAPDEAQDTARYLALIRQACAEANKLLQDVLFLGSLDAAHLKKQPTDLVALLERRLAPHQLVAHDKNLTLTLEVLTQPLQANLNADIFGRVVDNLVSNALKFTPAGGQVTVQLQECPGCVQLTVRDTGIGIPAALQEQLFDKFSSSARVGVGARPARGWACLLPARLCCCTAASCGWRARRAWAPAFLWSCTKQDSGV; from the coding sequence ATGCTCTCCCCTCAACCCGAGCCGCTGTCCTTGGAAGCGCAACTGGCGGCCCTGCAAGAAGAAAATCGGCAGCTGCGGGCCGGCCAACTCGTGGCGCAGGTGGTGCAGGCCGCCGCCGATGACGAAGAGCAGCGGCAGGCGCGGTTTCGGACCGTGTTTGAGAATTCACCGTTCGGGCAGAAAATCATCACCTCGGACCTGCTGATCCGCCAGGCCAACCAGGCCGTGGTAAAGATGCTGGGCTGTGGCCGCCTGGAAGACGTGGTGGGTCACCGCATCCTGGAGTTTGCCCACCCTGACTTCGCCGACGACTGGCGGTATCTGCAGCAGCGGCTGTGGGCGCATAAGCTGCCGCACTTCCGGCTGGAAACCTGCTTGGTGCGCCCCGACGGCTCCTCGTTCTGGTGTCAGGTCACCTCCATCCGCTTCCCCGACGGGGAGCACGAGCTCGGCTACACCCAGCTCGAGGATATCAGCGAGCGCAAGGCCCTGGAGTTATCGTTGAAGCGCCTCTACGACGCGCAGGAAACCATTCTGCATCTAGTCACGCATGACGTGAAGACGCCCATTGCCCACATCCAGCTGCTGACCGACCTGTTGCAGCGCCAAGCGGCGATGGCCCCACAGGCGCCGGACGAAGCGCAGGATACGGCGCGTTACTTGGCCCTGATCCGCCAGGCCTGCGCCGAGGCTAACAAGCTGCTGCAGGACGTGCTGTTTCTCGGCTCGCTCGACGCGGCCCACTTAAAAAAGCAACCCACCGACCTAGTCGCTTTGCTGGAACGGCGGCTGGCCCCGCACCAGCTGGTGGCTCACGACAAGAACCTGACGCTCACCCTGGAGGTGCTCACCCAGCCCTTGCAAGCTAATCTGAACGCCGACATCTTCGGGCGGGTGGTGGACAACCTGGTCAGCAACGCCTTGAAGTTCACGCCGGCCGGGGGCCAGGTGACGGTGCAACTACAGGAGTGCCCGGGCTGCGTGCAGCTCACGGTCCGTGACACGGGCATTGGCATTCCCGCAGCGCTGCAGGAGCAGCTCTTTGACAAGTTCAGTTCCTCGGCCCGAGTGGGCGTGGGGGCGAGGCCAGCACGGGGCTGGGCCTGTTTATTACCCGCCAGATTGTGTTGTTGCACCGCGGCAAGCTGTGGGTGGAGAGCCAGGAGGGCGTGGGCACCTGCTTTTTTGTGGAGCTGCACTAAGCAGGATAGTGGGGTCTAG
- a CDS encoding BLUF domain-containing protein: MTNPSASDEALRRRAVAAAIALTVNTPLAPKRYERQLLARYQAGELTIDQVLELLEASVYHVFYHSRARPGLVQADLDALLDWSRRYNAAHGLTGLLLYSDERFVQVLEGTETAVRTLFTRIQQDERHTQVVTLSEGPGPKRWFAEWSMTLGEVNARELEHVLDIVETKTAGPVAPLDPHLAILLQAFGLADPDLG; encoded by the coding sequence ATGACCAATCCTTCCGCCTCGGATGAGGCCCTTCGCCGCCGCGCTGTGGCCGCCGCCATTGCCCTGACCGTAAACACGCCCTTGGCGCCCAAACGTTACGAACGCCAGTTGCTGGCTCGCTACCAAGCCGGGGAACTCACTATTGACCAAGTGCTCGAGCTACTGGAGGCCAGCGTTTACCACGTCTTCTACCACAGCCGGGCCCGGCCCGGCCTCGTGCAAGCCGATCTGGACGCGCTGCTGGACTGGTCGCGCCGCTACAATGCCGCTCACGGCCTAACGGGTTTGCTCTTGTACAGTGACGAGCGGTTTGTGCAGGTGCTCGAAGGCACGGAAACGGCCGTGCGCACGCTCTTCACCCGCATTCAGCAGGATGAGCGGCATACGCAAGTCGTCACGCTCAGCGAGGGGCCCGGACCCAAGCGCTGGTTTGCCGAGTGGAGTATGACCTTAGGCGAGGTCAATGCCCGCGAACTCGAGCACGTACTGGACATCGTCGAGACGAAGACCGCTGGGCCGGTGGCCCCGCTTGATCCGCATCTAGCCATTCTCCTGCAGGCCTTCGGTCTCGCTGATCCTGACCTGGGCTAG
- a CDS encoding response regulator produces MIRVFIVDDHVLIRDGLRTLLTDNPLFEVVGEAANGQELLDQLPNVAADVVLLDLNMPVLDGLATTHRLREEHPHLRILLLSMMTHERTIGEILAAGAHGYVLKNAAKHEVVAALQSVAAGQRFLCSEIGLGLLDKLLLLEPSQPKAAAGAGALLTHREREILQLVAAGLTNQQIADKLFTSRRTVESHRQNLLEKTGVSNTPALVKYAIEQGLL; encoded by the coding sequence ATGATTCGCGTTTTTATCGTCGACGACCACGTCCTGATCCGCGACGGCCTCCGCACGCTGCTCACCGACAATCCCCTCTTTGAAGTGGTGGGGGAAGCGGCCAACGGGCAAGAATTGCTCGATCAACTGCCGAACGTGGCCGCCGACGTCGTGCTACTGGACTTGAACATGCCGGTACTGGACGGGCTGGCCACCACCCATCGCCTGCGGGAAGAGCACCCGCACCTGCGCATCCTGCTGCTCTCGATGATGACCCACGAGCGGACCATCGGGGAAATCCTGGCGGCCGGGGCGCACGGGTACGTGCTCAAAAACGCGGCGAAGCACGAAGTAGTCGCGGCCTTGCAGAGCGTGGCGGCGGGCCAGCGTTTTTTGTGCTCGGAAATCGGGTTGGGCCTGCTTGATAAACTCCTGCTGCTCGAGCCTAGCCAACCTAAGGCGGCCGCGGGCGCCGGGGCGCTCCTCACGCACCGAGAGCGCGAAATACTCCAACTGGTGGCCGCCGGGCTCACCAACCAACAGATTGCCGACAAGCTCTTTACCAGCCGGCGCACGGTCGAGTCGCACCGGCAGAACCTGCTGGAAAAAACCGGGGTCAGCAATACCCCGGCTCTGGTTAAGTATGCCATCGAGCAAGGCTTGCTCTAG
- a CDS encoding alpha/beta fold hydrolase produces MLAGIPAPGLPADTAAYIRREVKSLLALSGAGFPLDSLRVQTDVKRAVRRAYYPDGLSRQGAAALAGFYAGRERQLQAIRVPTLVIHGSDDPLVTPAAGRDVASNIPNAQFVLIEGMGHSIAPALTTPLADLILRNAKKKL; encoded by the coding sequence GTGCTGGCTGGCATTCCGGCCCCGGGGCTGCCCGCCGACACGGCGGCCTACATCCGGCGGGAAGTAAAGTCGTTGCTAGCGCTCAGCGGCGCCGGCTTTCCACTGGATTCCCTGCGGGTGCAAACCGACGTCAAGAGGGCCGTTCGGCGGGCCTATTACCCGGACGGCTTGAGTAGGCAGGGAGCCGCCGCGCTGGCGGGTTTTTACGCGGGGCGGGAGCGCCAACTGCAAGCCATTCGGGTGCCCACCCTGGTGATTCACGGCAGCGACGACCCCCTGGTTACCCCCGCTGCCGGGCGCGACGTAGCGAGTAACATCCCCAACGCGCAGTTCGTGCTCATCGAGGGCATGGGCCACAGCATTGCCCCGGCCCTGACCACCCCCTTGGCCGATTTGATTCTACGGAACGCGAAGAAGAAGCTCTAA
- a CDS encoding alpha/beta fold hydrolase: MKTIALTIAFLFTFIQSQFLFAQTRKPASLGREEYIEVEKNVKLHVIDLGQGQPVVLIHGWPLNNEMYEYQYQYLVEKGFRVIGISLRGFGKSDRPYGKYDFDTFSDDIKVVLEKLKIEQATLGGFSMGSAVTLHYVTKYKGAHIKNLALFGATGPSWKQRENYPYGITDQGAADLIKQTKTNREQLVAGFGKAFEGQEGGLSPESIKWLESINLNASPYATTQAITALRDLDLRPELSKIKMPVAIFHGVNDKLCAFTQAEQLNKAIKGSYIVKFEKGGHGFFLEEMDKFNAELEKFARS; this comes from the coding sequence ATGAAAACAATTGCCTTGACCATCGCCTTCCTGTTCACTTTTATCCAGAGCCAATTCCTTTTTGCACAAACCCGCAAGCCGGCCTCCTTGGGAAGAGAAGAATACATTGAGGTAGAGAAAAATGTAAAACTTCACGTAATCGACCTTGGCCAAGGCCAGCCCGTCGTGCTTATTCACGGCTGGCCGCTCAACAATGAGATGTACGAATACCAATACCAGTATCTGGTTGAAAAAGGATTCCGGGTCATTGGCATTTCCCTCCGCGGTTTCGGGAAATCAGATAGACCCTACGGCAAATACGATTTCGATACGTTCTCCGACGACATCAAGGTGGTGTTGGAAAAACTTAAAATCGAGCAGGCCACGCTTGGTGGATTTTCAATGGGAAGCGCGGTAACCCTACACTACGTGACCAAATATAAAGGGGCGCATATCAAGAATTTAGCCCTGTTCGGCGCAACCGGCCCCTCCTGGAAACAGCGCGAAAACTACCCCTACGGCATCACTGACCAGGGCGCCGCTGACCTGATCAAGCAGACGAAAACGAACCGGGAGCAGCTGGTGGCCGGTTTTGGAAAGGCCTTTGAAGGCCAGGAAGGCGGCCTGTCGCCAGAATCTATCAAATGGCTGGAAAGCATCAACTTGAATGCCTCCCCTTACGCTACGACGCAGGCTATCACGGCATTGCGGGACCTGGACTTGCGCCCTGAGTTATCAAAAATCAAAATGCCTGTCGCAATATTCCACGGAGTAAACGACAAATTATGTGCCTTTACTCAGGCCGAACAACTCAACAAAGCCATCAAAGGGTCTTACATCGTCAAATTTGAAAAAGGCGGGCACGGGTTCTTCCTGGAAGAAATGGACAAATTCAACGCTGAGCTGGAAAAATTCGCCAGGAGTTAA
- the arr gene encoding NAD(+)--rifampin ADP-ribosyltransferase — translation MEQANSAPPGNAPAHRPFAQTFFHGTKADLRIGDLIQVGFTSNFKQDLRLNHVYLSATLDAAVWGAELAAGSGRERIYLVEPTGAIEDDPNLTDKKFPGNPSLSYRSTQPLKVVGELGSWQGHAAEQVQAMKEGLARLTEQGLNNIEN, via the coding sequence ATGGAACAAGCCAATAGCGCCCCTCCCGGAAATGCGCCGGCGCACCGCCCGTTCGCGCAGACCTTTTTTCACGGAACCAAAGCGGACCTTCGGATTGGTGATTTAATTCAAGTAGGCTTTACTTCCAATTTTAAGCAAGACCTCCGGTTGAATCACGTTTACCTGTCTGCCACGTTAGACGCTGCGGTCTGGGGAGCGGAACTCGCGGCCGGGAGCGGCCGGGAGAGAATCTACTTGGTCGAGCCGACCGGCGCGATAGAAGACGACCCGAACCTGACCGACAAAAAATTTCCTGGCAATCCCAGCCTGTCCTACCGCTCCACCCAGCCCTTAAAGGTAGTGGGAGAACTAGGCAGCTGGCAAGGCCACGCGGCAGAACAAGTGCAGGCCATGAAGGAAGGCTTGGCCCGGCTGACGGAACAAGGGCTGAACAACATCGAGAACTAA
- a CDS encoding winged helix-turn-helix transcriptional regulator, giving the protein MVFAGKSTYGQFLHSAEKIATNVLADRLAVLESQGLLTKAVAADKKSKFTYRLTEKGVDTVPVIIELILWGAKHCPTIVAPGLLEELLAGKDAAVEKYQQLAREKALA; this is encoded by the coding sequence ATGGTGTTCGCGGGAAAATCTACTTATGGGCAATTCCTGCATTCAGCGGAAAAAATCGCAACCAACGTTCTGGCCGACCGCCTGGCGGTTCTAGAGTCGCAAGGCCTCTTAACCAAGGCCGTGGCCGCCGATAAGAAATCGAAGTTCACCTACCGCCTGACGGAAAAAGGTGTGGACACCGTCCCGGTTATTATAGAACTCATTTTGTGGGGCGCCAAGCATTGCCCCACCATCGTCGCCCCTGGCTTGCTGGAAGAACTTCTGGCTGGCAAAGACGCAGCCGTGGAGAAGTACCAACAACTCGCCCGCGAAAAGGCCCTGGCGTAA
- a CDS encoding sigma factor-like helix-turn-helix DNA-binding protein, protein MLLYLDDLSYEEIATITGLSKANVSVRLVRLKKELESRLPVHFKSR, encoded by the coding sequence GTGCTGCTGTACTTAGACGACCTGAGCTACGAGGAGATTGCCACCATCACCGGCCTGTCCAAAGCCAACGTGAGCGTCCGGCTGGTCCGCCTCAAAAAAGAGTTGGAGTCGCGCTTGCCTGTCCATTTCAAATCAAGATGA